The window CCTTATTGATTTGATTTTAATTGTCTAAATTTTATCAAAGGCCATCTTCAATCTTGAACCTTCAAGTGATAAACTATTGATTTTTCACTATTTATTGGTCTTCTAAAATATTTTCAGGTGCACCACCCAAAATAACAAGTCCTTCTGCCTCTAAAAAGTGTAAATCAGCTGGAATTATAATGCAATGAAGAGGCCCTCCAAAATCTTCTTGCACCAAAGTCTTTATTGGACCTGCTCTAACCAGAGGTTTCCTGGAACCTGCACGGGCAATCACCACAGACAAGGTATCATCAGATATTAATCCTTCATTCCGTGCATCTTCAACACGCAGAAGGTACTCAAGACCCTCGTTTGCAGTCATATAATAATCCCTATGTGCCTGGATATCAAGTAAAACAAGCGTATGTAGGCCCATCTTTTTATTTTCCTGTATAACCTGATAGGGAGAGTGGGGGAAGTAGTTTTCTTCTGGCCTGGGTATAGTTGTGACTTTACCAAACTTATATGCCTGCAAACCTGCAATACCAGGGGCTGCTGAGAGTATGGATGATGAATGGATAACTACGGTTTTTATTCCTTTTTTATGGGCTTCCATCAGGATATCTGAATGAGTGGTAGCCATTAAAGGGTCACCTGCAGTTAAAAATGCTATATCTTTATTTTCAGCTTGTTTTAATGGCAGAACATCTTCTTCAACTTCTTCCCTGGCCAGTATATTGATCTGCACCCCTGCCAGGTTTTCCAGGGATTTTAAATCCCCACCAAATAGGCGAGCCGTGTAAAATTCAGCGTAAACCACATCTGCAGATTGAATGGCTTCAAGACCATTTATGGATATGTCTTTTTCATCATAGAGTCCCAGTCCAACCAGGTAGAGCATTCTTTTCACCTTCAACATCTAATTATGAGGTGGAGGGTTTATAAAATTTTATTTTAAAGACTAAAAATAAATGATAATAGGTACAATAACAGATGAAAGAACATAGTAGAGGAATTCCATGATCGGGTTAAAGGTCCCTAAAAAAGAAACAAATCATATCCGCCTTAGTCTACAGGAGAAATCTCTTCTTAATCATGACTGGAGGATCAAACGTTCAGAAGATTACGTGTATCTC is drawn from Methanobacterium petrolearium and contains these coding sequences:
- the dph5 gene encoding diphthine synthase, with the protein product MLYLVGLGLYDEKDISINGLEAIQSADVVYAEFYTARLFGGDLKSLENLAGVQINILAREEVEEDVLPLKQAENKDIAFLTAGDPLMATTHSDILMEAHKKGIKTVVIHSSSILSAAPGIAGLQAYKFGKVTTIPRPEENYFPHSPYQVIQENKKMGLHTLVLLDIQAHRDYYMTANEGLEYLLRVEDARNEGLISDDTLSVVIARAGSRKPLVRAGPIKTLVQEDFGGPLHCIIIPADLHFLEAEGLVILGGAPENILEDQ